From a single Photobacterium gaetbulicola Gung47 genomic region:
- a CDS encoding putative sodium:solute symport protein (COG0591), with amino-acid sequence MAGNTVVLMIVVGYLFFLIGIGIYSSKKIGDSEDFLVAGRRLGPFLIAGTLAATEIGGGSSLGVVEKAYGDWGFSALWYVATMGVTFTIIAMVAPMLRRAMVKTIPEFFRKRYDKPSALFTSLIMILPLIGLTAVQFIASGVILSVIMDWDYTTSVIVISCVVIIYSMLGGLWSVSLTDFTQMLMIVFGMLAVVPFSLDLVGGWDVVVANTSSERLSLTQGIGMPTIVSLVLIYAASFICGQEVTQRLYAAKNGRTALVGSLLTAVVFFAFAMIPAALGIIARTMVDLGMIDGSAITENGARYALPTLAVQVMPPVLVGLLFAGISSATMSSASSDLLGAGSIFANDIYKVYINPDADQATLLKVARLTILAIGIFSIAVAVMNTGAIISILMFSFSLRAGGTLVPYLFGHYYQKGSRQGTWVSLVLGTLGILAVKYEWVNFFGLDGIFLGLLLSAMGYFLFSYLYPNTKPIADYRVEQPEESVADPEPVNQHTTKHS; translated from the coding sequence ATGGCAGGTAATACAGTAGTTTTAATGATTGTTGTGGGATATTTGTTTTTTTTGATCGGGATAGGAATATATTCCTCAAAAAAAATTGGCGACTCGGAGGATTTTCTCGTAGCGGGCAGAAGGCTGGGTCCTTTTTTGATTGCTGGTACTTTGGCGGCGACTGAAATCGGCGGGGGATCTTCGCTGGGGGTGGTCGAAAAGGCCTATGGCGACTGGGGCTTCTCCGCCTTATGGTATGTCGCCACAATGGGGGTAACCTTTACCATTATCGCGATGGTGGCCCCGATGCTCAGGCGGGCGATGGTAAAGACCATTCCGGAGTTTTTCCGTAAGCGATATGACAAACCGTCTGCGCTGTTCACCTCGCTGATTATGATTTTGCCGTTAATCGGCTTAACCGCCGTACAGTTTATTGCCTCTGGAGTCATCTTATCCGTGATTATGGATTGGGATTACACCACTTCCGTTATTGTTATTTCCTGCGTTGTGATTATTTATTCCATGCTCGGCGGTTTATGGTCTGTCTCGTTAACCGACTTTACCCAGATGCTGATGATCGTGTTCGGTATGCTTGCGGTCGTGCCTTTTTCGCTGGATCTTGTCGGGGGATGGGACGTCGTTGTGGCGAATACCAGTTCAGAGCGGTTGTCATTGACCCAGGGGATTGGTATGCCAACGATTGTCAGCCTTGTGCTGATTTATGCAGCGTCATTTATCTGTGGTCAGGAGGTAACCCAGCGCCTTTATGCCGCCAAGAATGGCCGGACCGCATTGGTGGGGAGCTTGCTTACCGCGGTCGTGTTTTTTGCCTTCGCGATGATACCGGCCGCGCTTGGGATCATTGCGCGTACTATGGTCGATCTGGGGATGATTGATGGGTCGGCCATAACAGAAAATGGTGCACGTTATGCGCTTCCGACACTGGCAGTACAAGTCATGCCGCCGGTGTTAGTCGGGCTCCTGTTTGCCGGGATATCTTCTGCGACCATGTCGTCGGCGTCATCGGATTTGCTGGGAGCGGGCTCAATCTTTGCCAACGATATCTACAAGGTTTACATCAATCCCGATGCCGATCAGGCAACGCTATTGAAAGTGGCCAGGTTGACAATCTTGGCCATTGGGATCTTTTCGATTGCCGTTGCCGTGATGAATACCGGTGCCATCATTTCCATCTTGATGTTCTCATTTAGCCTCAGGGCCGGGGGGACATTGGTTCCGTATCTGTTTGGCCATTACTACCAGAAAGGGAGTAGGCAAGGAACATGGGTATCATTAGTGCTCGGTACGCTGGGGATCCTGGCGGTGAAGTATGAGTGGGTCAACTTCTTTGGCCTGGATGGTATTTTCCTCGGCCTGCTACTCAGTGCGATGGGATATTTCTTGTTTAGCTACTTATACCCGAACACAAAGCCAATAGCGGATTACAGGGTTGAGCAGCCAGAAGAGTCTGTTGCCGACCCAGAGCCGGTGAATCAGCACACTACCAAGCACTCCTAA
- a CDS encoding hypothetical protein (COG0790), translating to MYRLYTSTNRPSSEDINWLKKAADSELIDAQYDYALWAISKEKYKEGQDYLLLASSNGSYKAKSYLKKNEKLIPLWVKAEKGNTYAILQIGEHYWQQKKYEDSLFWYERCAEELTYCSFYLGLANDQGYGVKQNHTKAAEWYRLSATKGNRDSQRNLAWLYESGLGTQIDKSQAFYWMSKAADTGLNIPTAELGRYYLYGIGTEKDTQKAFKLLSKAATENKFAAYHLANMYFNGWGIEQDYNKSFQWFMHSSKQDHTASLWFIGEHYYKGLGRDKNNYEAFKWYSKAAENGDKDAQFRLGWMLSHGEGAPLNNRKAFEWYLKSAEQGVSMAQNNLGYMYENGLGTDKNINRAFSWYKQAAENGNATAQNNLGISYQYGTGVSRNYPLSVYWYAKSAQQNNKSAQNSLNNILYKLKTRKITALSTDIYSESGFNSTPIKSLKRGEKVYVLSEGSQWTEVYHQDKNSLGFIHNTHLL from the coding sequence ATGTATCGTCTTTACACTTCGACAAACAGACCAAGCAGTGAAGATATTAATTGGCTAAAAAAAGCTGCAGATTCAGAGCTAATTGATGCTCAATATGACTATGCGCTTTGGGCAATAAGCAAAGAAAAATATAAAGAAGGACAAGACTATCTTTTATTAGCGTCTAGCAATGGCTCATACAAAGCAAAATCATACCTGAAGAAAAATGAAAAACTCATTCCTTTATGGGTCAAAGCAGAAAAAGGAAATACCTATGCCATATTACAAATCGGTGAACATTATTGGCAACAAAAGAAATACGAAGATTCCTTGTTCTGGTATGAGCGCTGTGCTGAGGAGTTAACCTACTGTTCATTCTATCTCGGGTTAGCCAATGATCAAGGATATGGCGTTAAACAAAATCATACAAAGGCAGCTGAGTGGTATAGACTATCGGCAACGAAAGGAAACCGAGATTCACAACGAAACCTCGCTTGGCTATATGAGTCAGGGCTTGGTACGCAAATAGATAAAAGTCAGGCGTTTTACTGGATGTCGAAAGCCGCAGATACTGGATTGAACATCCCTACTGCAGAGCTCGGCCGCTACTATCTCTATGGGATAGGTACAGAGAAAGATACCCAGAAAGCTTTTAAGCTCTTGAGCAAAGCTGCTACTGAAAATAAATTTGCCGCTTATCACTTGGCGAATATGTACTTCAATGGTTGGGGGATCGAACAAGACTATAACAAATCTTTCCAGTGGTTCATGCATTCTAGCAAGCAAGATCATACCGCATCCCTATGGTTCATCGGCGAGCATTACTACAAAGGATTAGGCAGAGATAAGAATAACTATGAGGCTTTCAAATGGTACTCTAAAGCCGCTGAAAACGGCGACAAGGATGCCCAATTCCGGCTTGGCTGGATGCTAAGCCATGGGGAAGGAGCTCCTCTAAATAATAGAAAGGCCTTTGAATGGTATCTCAAATCTGCTGAACAAGGTGTATCAATGGCCCAGAATAACTTAGGCTATATGTATGAAAACGGACTTGGTACTGATAAAAATATAAATCGTGCATTTAGCTGGTACAAGCAAGCAGCTGAAAATGGCAATGCAACCGCACAAAATAACTTGGGGATTAGCTATCAATACGGAACCGGTGTAAGTAGAAATTATCCACTATCTGTCTACTGGTACGCAAAATCAGCACAACAGAACAATAAGTCAGCCCAAAACTCTCTCAATAACATCCTATACAAATTAAAAACCCGTAAGATAACAGCGCTAAGTACTGATATCTATTCAGAGTCAGGGTTCAACAGTACTCCAATCAAAAGTCTAAAGCGAGGCGAAAAGGTATACGTATTATCAGAAGGAAGCCAATGGACAGAAGTCTACCATCAAGACAAAAATTCACTTGGCTTCATCCATAATACTCACCTACTTTGA
- a CDS encoding xanthine dehydrogenase (COG4631), producing the protein MDTVNTHFKWEEATGAAKYIADRHYEGLLEGRFYRSSCPRGRIKSVTLPTLPDGYHIFGADDVPGQNVLPIVEIDWPAFADQEVRFVGQVIYLVVGPDPDVVDELLNEIDVEYAPLEPAYTIEQSKALKDGAIHADDNVLDTHRLHKGDIEAGFAQAVTIIEETCSTGYQEHIYLETQGAVCYPQDGKVVLEGSMQCPWYVHHTMAVVLGHDNVRAIQCPTGGGFGGKEDFPDVLAAPLAVAVEKLQQPIRLIFERGEDIATTSKRHPVTFHYKTGVDADGKIVAMDIKFDVNAGAYLSLSGIVLQRSITTATNVYDIPNVRVEGHAWATNTVPTGAFRGFGSPQNCFCMETHIHHVAKQLGADPVAFKQRHFLTAESHSLTGAEIFGDLVLDEMLHKVLDMSDYHRKFNEYTRQDGSQAERRKGIGLAVFQHGCGFAGDLEDTLVRAKVKLLKGSDGNVQILASNTDIGQGLSLTFRKIVADTLGKPLEEIQLAVPDTGIVPDSGPTVASRSILIVGYILEKAAKKLKKSWVEGEDQEITEVYCKPDYHQWDQNTYQGNAYQATSYGANVVEVEVDMATGEADITGAWAVYDIGRAIDSTIFRGQIEGGLVQALGYGSCEKLEMTQDGVFAQRSMADYVIPTALDVPAIGSDLVDNPYPYGPNGAKGGGELTHNGGAAAFVAAVENAIGVPLSSIPVTPEKVCEALARRSDEPSAQQREGQVKGSGPGNGAPIDED; encoded by the coding sequence ATGGATACGGTCAATACGCACTTTAAGTGGGAGGAAGCCACTGGAGCTGCGAAATATATTGCCGATCGCCATTACGAGGGACTACTTGAAGGGCGGTTTTACCGCTCTTCTTGCCCTCGCGGGCGGATCAAATCGGTAACACTTCCAACCCTGCCTGACGGCTACCATATTTTCGGTGCAGACGATGTCCCCGGACAGAATGTCCTGCCGATTGTCGAGATCGACTGGCCTGCCTTTGCTGATCAAGAGGTGCGGTTTGTCGGTCAGGTGATCTATCTGGTTGTCGGGCCTGATCCTGATGTCGTTGATGAATTGCTTAATGAAATCGATGTCGAATACGCGCCCCTCGAGCCGGCTTATACCATTGAGCAATCCAAGGCGCTGAAGGACGGTGCCATCCACGCCGATGACAACGTGCTTGATACCCATAGGCTGCACAAGGGGGACATCGAAGCCGGCTTTGCTCAAGCGGTCACCATTATCGAAGAGACCTGCTCGACCGGCTATCAGGAGCATATCTACCTCGAAACCCAAGGGGCCGTTTGCTATCCGCAAGATGGCAAAGTGGTACTGGAAGGTTCGATGCAGTGCCCCTGGTATGTCCACCATACCATGGCGGTGGTATTGGGCCATGACAATGTCAGGGCGATCCAATGCCCTACCGGTGGCGGCTTCGGCGGTAAGGAAGACTTCCCTGACGTGCTGGCAGCGCCTTTGGCAGTAGCGGTTGAGAAGCTGCAGCAGCCAATTCGGCTGATTTTCGAGCGCGGGGAAGATATTGCTACTACTTCCAAGCGTCACCCTGTCACTTTTCACTATAAAACCGGTGTCGATGCCGACGGCAAGATTGTCGCCATGGATATCAAGTTCGATGTTAACGCCGGTGCCTACCTGAGCTTGTCTGGCATTGTGTTGCAGCGTTCCATCACGACCGCCACCAATGTCTACGATATTCCCAACGTTCGGGTAGAAGGGCATGCCTGGGCCACCAACACCGTGCCGACGGGGGCATTCCGCGGCTTTGGTTCACCACAAAACTGCTTCTGCATGGAGACCCACATCCACCATGTCGCCAAGCAGCTCGGTGCCGATCCGGTAGCCTTCAAGCAGCGGCATTTCCTCACCGCCGAATCTCACTCATTGACCGGTGCGGAAATCTTTGGTGATTTGGTTCTCGACGAGATGCTGCACAAAGTGCTCGATATGTCGGATTATCACCGCAAGTTCAATGAATATACCCGGCAAGATGGAAGCCAAGCTGAACGCCGTAAAGGCATAGGCTTGGCGGTTTTCCAGCATGGCTGTGGTTTTGCCGGTGATCTGGAAGATACCCTGGTCAGGGCCAAGGTCAAACTGCTCAAGGGAAGTGATGGCAATGTGCAGATCCTTGCCTCCAACACCGATATCGGTCAGGGCCTGAGCCTGACATTCCGCAAGATAGTGGCAGATACCCTCGGTAAGCCGCTGGAGGAGATCCAGCTGGCAGTGCCAGATACGGGTATTGTGCCCGACTCCGGGCCGACGGTGGCTTCCCGATCAATATTGATTGTTGGTTATATCCTCGAAAAAGCAGCGAAAAAGCTGAAAAAGTCTTGGGTTGAGGGTGAAGATCAGGAAATCACAGAGGTTTACTGCAAACCTGACTACCACCAGTGGGATCAGAATACCTACCAGGGGAACGCCTACCAAGCGACTAGCTATGGTGCCAACGTGGTGGAAGTGGAGGTCGATATGGCGACCGGCGAAGCGGACATTACCGGGGCCTGGGCGGTGTATGACATCGGCAGGGCCATTGACAGCACCATATTCAGGGGCCAGATCGAAGGCGGCTTGGTTCAGGCGTTGGGATACGGCAGTTGCGAGAAGTTGGAAATGACCCAAGATGGCGTCTTCGCCCAGCGCTCGATGGCTGACTATGTGATCCCGACCGCGCTGGATGTACCGGCTATCGGCAGCGATCTTGTCGATAACCCATACCCTTATGGGCCAAATGGTGCCAAAGGTGGGGGTGAATTGACTCACAACGGTGGCGCGGCGGCCTTTGTCGCAGCGGTCGAAAATGCCATCGGTGTGCCTTTGTCGTCCATTCCGGTAACACCTGAGAAAGTTTGTGAGGCACTAGCTCGACGCTCAGATGAGCCAAGCGCACAGCAACGAGAAGGGCAAGTGAAGGGATCTGGCCCGGGCAATGGAGCACCTATCGATGAAGATTGA
- a CDS encoding aerobic-type carbon monoxide dehydrogenase CoxS (COG2080), translated as MKIEFYLNSHLVVVDVDPMQSLLHTLRGTMSHTATKEGCGEGECGACSVLFNGRLVNACMMPISQVQGGDVMTLEGLRQTEKGQCVINALLEAKGVQCGFCTPGMVLALYALLEADPNPTELAIRTAISGNLCRCTGYGMIVEAAKIAAEKGEGLW; from the coding sequence ATGAAGATTGAATTTTACCTCAACAGTCACCTCGTCGTTGTCGACGTTGACCCGATGCAGTCTTTGCTCCATACCCTGCGCGGCACCATGAGCCATACCGCAACCAAAGAAGGCTGTGGGGAAGGGGAGTGCGGAGCCTGCTCTGTGCTGTTCAACGGCCGCTTGGTCAACGCCTGCATGATGCCTATCAGCCAGGTACAGGGCGGTGATGTGATGACCCTTGAAGGATTGCGCCAGACCGAAAAAGGCCAATGCGTGATCAATGCGCTGCTCGAGGCCAAAGGGGTACAGTGCGGCTTTTGCACCCCGGGTATGGTGTTGGCACTTTATGCCTTGCTGGAAGCCGATCCTAACCCGACGGAGCTGGCTATCCGTACCGCGATCTCTGGCAATTTATGCCGCTGCACAGGCTACGGCATGATTGTCGAAGCGGCCAAGATCGCCGCCGAGAAAGGAGAAGGCTTATGGTAA
- a CDS encoding putative chlorohydrolase/aminohydrolase (COG0402), whose protein sequence is MLVLRNATAVQFEPALIKEGVDIVIDGDKIKEVGANLAANYPDAQVKDMKGKLVMPGIVCSHNHFYSGLARGIMADIKPSPDFISILKNLWWRMDRALDEEALYYSGLICSLEAIKCGCSSVIDHHASPNYIAGSLNTLRKGFLKAGLRGMTCFETTDRNHGMKEMVAGVEENIAFAQLIDRAKENGEEPYLVEAHIGAHAPFTVTNDGLSMMAEAVQATGRGIHVHVAEDRYDVTHSHHHYGQDIVERLDSFGLINEKTLLAHGLFLSEKDIAILNAKNGFLVHNARSNMNNNVGYNDKLMRYQNVALGTDGIGADMFEELKFAFFKHRDAGGPLWPDSFLRHLWNGNEILARNFGAKFGRLDAGNKADLTVLDYTSPTPLVADNLPGHIAFGFNAGNVNSVVVEGRFVYEDREFPFDVAPIYAEARKVAMRLWQTMDKLD, encoded by the coding sequence ATGTTAGTACTCAGAAATGCAACAGCTGTGCAGTTTGAGCCTGCACTGATCAAAGAAGGCGTCGATATTGTTATCGACGGCGACAAAATCAAGGAAGTTGGCGCCAATCTGGCGGCCAACTACCCAGATGCCCAAGTTAAGGACATGAAGGGCAAACTGGTAATGCCGGGTATTGTCTGCTCTCACAACCACTTCTACTCTGGGTTGGCGCGCGGGATCATGGCTGATATCAAGCCAAGTCCTGACTTCATTTCGATACTGAAGAACCTTTGGTGGCGGATGGACAGGGCGCTGGACGAAGAAGCCTTGTACTATAGCGGTCTGATCTGCTCGCTGGAAGCGATCAAGTGCGGTTGTTCATCGGTGATTGACCACCATGCCTCGCCGAATTACATCGCCGGCTCGCTCAATACCCTGCGCAAAGGGTTCTTGAAAGCAGGCCTGCGCGGCATGACCTGTTTCGAGACCACCGACCGTAACCACGGCATGAAAGAAATGGTGGCAGGCGTCGAGGAGAATATTGCGTTTGCCCAGTTAATTGACCGTGCCAAGGAAAATGGTGAAGAGCCTTACCTGGTTGAAGCCCATATCGGAGCCCACGCACCGTTTACGGTGACCAATGACGGGTTGTCGATGATGGCCGAAGCGGTCCAGGCTACCGGGCGCGGGATCCATGTTCATGTGGCGGAAGATCGCTACGACGTGACTCATAGCCACCATCACTACGGCCAGGATATTGTCGAGCGGTTGGATAGCTTCGGCTTGATCAACGAGAAGACCCTATTGGCACATGGCTTGTTCCTATCAGAAAAGGACATTGCCATCCTGAACGCCAAAAATGGTTTCTTGGTCCACAATGCCCGTTCGAATATGAACAACAACGTGGGCTACAACGACAAGCTGATGCGCTACCAGAATGTTGCCTTGGGTACCGACGGTATCGGTGCCGACATGTTCGAAGAGTTGAAGTTTGCCTTCTTCAAGCATCGTGATGCCGGTGGTCCGTTGTGGCCAGACAGCTTCCTGCGCCATCTATGGAACGGTAACGAAATTCTGGCCCGTAACTTCGGCGCGAAATTCGGCCGCCTCGATGCCGGCAACAAAGCTGACCTGACTGTGCTTGACTACACCAGCCCGACACCGCTGGTGGCAGACAACCTACCGGGCCATATCGCCTTTGGTTTCAATGCCGGTAACGTCAACAGCGTGGTGGTTGAAGGTCGCTTCGTCTACGAAGATCGCGAGTTCCCGTTCGATGTGGCACCGATTTACGCAGAGGCACGCAAGGTGGCGATGCGTTTATGGCAAACCATGGATAAGTTGGACTAA
- a CDS encoding dehydrogenase (COG4630) — MVNVYRPDTLAQALDTLSMGKLTVFSGGTDLMVQHGVRAGMSPRFEQDVLFVDAIEELQYIASAEPEHKGESGQEQALYIGAGVVLADIEQHPLVPSVLRQSVAKIAAPALRNRATLAGNICNASPAADSLPALYLLDARVVLSSIRGQREMALADFILAPRVTALKPDEMLTHIVIPQYDLPEVFYHKVGTRAANALSKLSVAGLARIKRYPKKAPVIADWRVAFGAVGPTVVRSRELELLVVGQSLDTLAKPGFVQQVVGCYREIIRPIDDQRSTAAYRQQASLNLLTRWLEGLSRR; from the coding sequence ATGGTAAATGTTTATCGGCCCGATACGTTGGCGCAGGCATTGGATACCCTGTCGATGGGCAAGCTGACGGTGTTCTCCGGCGGTACCGACTTGATGGTACAGCACGGCGTGCGAGCGGGCATGTCCCCCAGGTTCGAGCAAGATGTGTTGTTCGTCGATGCCATCGAAGAGCTGCAATACATTGCGTCCGCTGAGCCTGAGCACAAGGGTGAGAGCGGCCAAGAGCAAGCCTTGTACATCGGGGCGGGGGTGGTGTTGGCAGATATTGAACAGCATCCGTTGGTCCCTTCGGTACTGCGCCAGAGCGTGGCTAAAATAGCGGCGCCGGCGTTGCGCAACCGTGCCACGTTGGCCGGGAATATTTGCAATGCATCTCCTGCCGCTGACTCCCTGCCGGCCTTGTACTTGCTGGATGCCCGTGTCGTTCTATCGTCAATTCGGGGACAGAGGGAAATGGCCCTGGCAGATTTTATCCTGGCGCCTAGGGTGACGGCTCTGAAGCCGGATGAAATGCTGACCCATATCGTGATCCCGCAGTATGACTTACCCGAGGTGTTCTACCACAAGGTCGGCACCCGGGCAGCCAATGCCCTGAGTAAGCTGTCAGTAGCGGGTCTCGCCCGTATCAAGCGCTATCCCAAGAAGGCCCCCGTTATTGCTGACTGGCGGGTGGCATTCGGCGCGGTTGGCCCAACGGTGGTCCGCAGCCGCGAGTTGGAGTTGCTGGTTGTCGGCCAATCATTGGATACCTTGGCCAAGCCGGGTTTTGTGCAACAGGTTGTCGGCTGCTATCGCGAAATCATCCGCCCGATAGATGATCAGCGCTCGACAGCTGCCTACCGGCAGCAAGCCTCGCTCAACCTGCTGACCCGCTGGCTGGAGGGGCTATCAAGGCGCTGA